From Achromobacter spanius, a single genomic window includes:
- a CDS encoding response regulator transcription factor, with protein MTAVLLIDDHAMFREALVMALDDALPDVTIHPAASGQEALDVLDRHAAIRNVIMDFYLPDIAGADLLKRLRARRSQLRVLVLSASQDPEDQRRAMDAGAHGFMNKSASCQELAAALLAIDEAPARTVHTASAGLAGAAQDEAALLRALTPRQGEVLRLMCDGLRNKEISEQLNMTEKTVKTHVSAILGTLGVLNRTQATLVARRGGVFGKPV; from the coding sequence ATGACGGCAGTGCTATTGATCGACGACCATGCCATGTTCCGCGAAGCCCTGGTCATGGCGCTGGACGATGCGCTGCCCGACGTGACCATCCACCCGGCGGCGAGCGGCCAGGAGGCGCTGGACGTGCTGGACCGGCATGCCGCCATCCGCAACGTCATCATGGATTTCTATCTGCCCGACATCGCGGGCGCGGACCTGCTCAAGCGTCTGCGGGCGCGGCGGTCGCAACTGCGCGTGCTGGTGCTGTCGGCGTCGCAGGATCCCGAGGACCAGCGCCGCGCCATGGACGCGGGCGCGCATGGGTTCATGAACAAGTCCGCCAGTTGCCAGGAACTGGCGGCGGCGCTGCTGGCAATTGACGAAGCGCCGGCGCGAACCGTGCACACCGCGTCCGCCGGGCTTGCGGGCGCCGCGCAGGACGAGGCGGCGCTGCTGCGCGCGCTGACGCCGCGCCAGGGCGAGGTGTTGCGGCTGATGTGCGACGGGCTGCGCAACAAGGAAATCTCGGAACAGCTCAACATGACGGAGAAGACCGTCAAGACGCATGTGTCGGCCATTTTGGGCACGCTTGGGGTGCTGAACCGCACGCAGGCCACGCTGGTGGCGCGGCGCGGCGGCGTGTTCGGCAAGCCGGTTTAG
- a CDS encoding MetQ/NlpA family ABC transporter substrate-binding protein, whose amino-acid sequence MSIKVLKSLAAFALGAAVFAQPALAQDKPLKVGVTAGPHAQIFDVVKAEAAKQGLNLQVIEFSDYVQPNVALAAGDLDLNSYQHQPYLDNANADRGYKLVSIAKTVIFPIGIYSKKIKSLAELKEGARIALPNDPTNGGRALLLLQANGLIKLRPEAGLKATPIDVIENPKKLRFIELDAAQLPRSLDDTDASAVNTNFALEAGLNPTKDAIAQESPDSPYANVLVVREKDKDRPEFAKLVSIYHSPAVKDFIQTKFKGAVVAAW is encoded by the coding sequence ATGAGCATCAAGGTTTTGAAGTCGCTGGCCGCGTTCGCGTTGGGCGCCGCCGTTTTCGCCCAGCCCGCGCTGGCTCAGGACAAGCCCCTGAAGGTTGGCGTCACCGCCGGCCCGCACGCCCAGATCTTTGATGTGGTCAAGGCCGAAGCCGCCAAGCAGGGCCTGAACCTGCAGGTCATCGAGTTCTCGGACTACGTGCAGCCCAACGTGGCGCTCGCCGCGGGCGACCTGGACCTGAACAGCTACCAGCACCAGCCCTACCTGGACAACGCCAACGCCGACCGCGGCTACAAGCTGGTCAGCATCGCCAAGACCGTGATCTTCCCGATCGGCATCTACAGCAAGAAGATCAAGTCGCTGGCCGAACTGAAGGAAGGCGCCCGCATCGCGCTGCCGAACGACCCGACCAACGGCGGCCGCGCGCTGCTGCTGCTGCAGGCCAATGGCCTGATCAAGCTGCGTCCGGAAGCGGGCCTGAAGGCCACGCCGATCGACGTGATCGAAAACCCCAAGAAGCTGCGCTTCATTGAACTGGACGCTGCCCAGCTGCCGCGTTCGCTGGATGACACCGACGCCTCGGCCGTGAACACCAACTTCGCGCTGGAAGCCGGCCTGAACCCGACCAAGGACGCCATCGCCCAGGAATCGCCCGACTCGCCGTACGCCAACGTGCTGGTCGTGCGTGAAAAGGACAAGGACCGTCCTGAGTTCGCCAAGCTGGTCTCGATCTATCACAGCCCGGCGGTGAAGGACTTCATCCAGACCAAGTTCAAGGGCGCCGTGGTCGCTGCCTGGTAA
- a CDS encoding HlyD family secretion protein translates to MPLYRDQALAAQRISGLGDIVLIRPVSFALVTAVLAGFALAVCLFLAFGTYTKRATVSGQLAPDAGLLKLYVPQPGVVLERRVQEGQHVAAGEVLYVVSGDQQSALGDTHQAISAQIRQRHDSLREAREKTALLQQGEVGSQATAIASLKAQLAAMDQQIAGQRERIKLAQDSAQRYRQLMDKGYLSPEETDQKRAELLEQRNLLQALLRDRIGLATTLATHEQTLAELTLRHQNQLSQLDRELSAVAVDLTQNEARRQTVLTAPHAGVVTAATADAGQAVDSRRPLATIVPDGAKLLAELLAPSRAVGFVAPGDKVLIRLAAYPYQTYGQQTGIVQDVARSALPEWQLHDAADATPEGEAVYRITVALETPAYGPQGQELALRPGMRLEADLLQQTRRLYQWAFDPAMRLAEKL, encoded by the coding sequence GTGCCGCTCTACCGCGACCAAGCGCTCGCCGCGCAACGCATCTCCGGCCTGGGCGACATCGTCCTGATCCGGCCGGTGTCTTTCGCTCTTGTGACGGCGGTTCTGGCAGGCTTCGCGCTGGCCGTCTGCCTGTTCCTGGCGTTTGGCACCTATACCAAACGCGCCACCGTGAGCGGCCAACTAGCCCCGGACGCGGGCCTGCTTAAGCTGTACGTGCCGCAGCCGGGCGTCGTGCTCGAGCGCCGCGTGCAGGAAGGCCAACACGTGGCGGCGGGAGAGGTGCTGTATGTGGTGTCGGGCGACCAGCAAAGCGCGTTGGGCGACACGCATCAGGCGATCAGCGCGCAGATCCGGCAGCGCCACGACAGTCTGCGCGAGGCCCGCGAAAAGACGGCCCTGCTGCAGCAAGGCGAAGTCGGCAGCCAGGCCACCGCCATCGCCAGCCTGAAGGCGCAACTTGCCGCCATGGACCAGCAGATCGCCGGCCAGCGCGAACGCATCAAGCTCGCGCAGGACAGCGCCCAGCGCTATCGGCAACTGATGGATAAAGGGTATCTGTCGCCCGAGGAAACCGATCAGAAGCGCGCTGAACTCCTGGAGCAGCGCAACCTGCTTCAAGCGCTGCTGCGCGACCGCATCGGGCTGGCAACCACCCTTGCGACGCACGAGCAGACGCTGGCCGAGCTGACGCTGCGCCATCAGAACCAGCTATCGCAACTTGACCGGGAACTGTCCGCCGTGGCGGTCGATCTGACGCAAAACGAGGCGCGGCGCCAGACCGTCCTGACCGCGCCCCACGCGGGCGTGGTCACGGCCGCCACGGCCGACGCTGGCCAGGCGGTCGACAGCCGCCGGCCGCTTGCCACGATCGTTCCGGACGGCGCGAAGCTGCTGGCCGAACTGCTGGCGCCCAGCCGCGCGGTCGGTTTCGTGGCGCCTGGCGACAAGGTGCTGATCCGTCTGGCCGCCTATCCGTATCAGACCTATGGCCAGCAAACCGGCATCGTCCAGGACGTGGCGCGCAGCGCCTTGCCCGAATGGCAGCTCCACGACGCCGCGGACGCTACGCCAGAGGGTGAGGCCGTCTACCGCATCACGGTGGCGCTGGAGACGCCGGCCTACGGCCCGCAAGGCCAGGAGTTGGCGCTGCGGCCCGGCATGCGGCTGGAGGCCGACCTGCTGCAGCAGACGCGCCGGCTGTACCAATGGGCATTCGATCCGGCCATGCGTCTGGCGGAAAAGCTATGA
- a CDS encoding hybrid sensor histidine kinase/response regulator — MPQGSVYAARIQQVQVDALRRSFPFALAGSLITACFSVFALLDVLPRQQILLWIAVTLVVGALRLLAMLVYDRRRADPAAAQIWLRRMLVGNLCSGILWGLPFAYWTFIVPLEYQLFFIVILFGLGTGAIYSNYMMLPVMYAFEIPAFAPMFIALAAQPSAIHLALVTSGLAYLVATLAFIHRMNRTHLDALRLGYENLALLEQVRQEKTAAERSDLEKSRFLAAASHDLRQPVHAVNLFLGLLTNERLSRHGRYLVDNIASAMAAMGQLFDALLNLSRLDAGVIETRVEAFALQPLLERLRAEYAPQAGEKGITVRLRACAVSVRSDPVLLERILRNLISNAITHTAGGQVLIGCRRAGGRLRIEVWDNGQGIPKPEQERVFWEFHQLGNPERDRSKGLGLGLAIVRRTARLLGHELSLRSQEGRGTVFAVTVPVAERAASEPPERDLGPAMPPVAASSEGLEGKLVLLVDDDPQNLAGLSMLFESWGCRVIAATSGNALMERVLPLAECPALIVSDYRLRDHETGIHVIESLREEYNDPDLPALLVSGDTDPARLSEAAARGVPLLHKPVQVQALRERVAGLLQATPVHPLTGDAE, encoded by the coding sequence TTGCCCCAAGGATCCGTTTACGCGGCCCGCATCCAGCAGGTGCAGGTGGACGCGCTGCGCCGGAGTTTTCCGTTTGCGCTGGCCGGGTCGCTGATCACCGCCTGCTTTTCGGTCTTTGCGCTGCTGGACGTGCTGCCCCGCCAGCAGATCCTGCTGTGGATCGCCGTCACGCTGGTGGTCGGCGCGTTGCGCCTGCTGGCCATGCTGGTTTACGACCGCCGCCGCGCTGACCCCGCCGCCGCCCAAATCTGGCTGCGGCGCATGCTGGTCGGCAACTTGTGCTCGGGCATCCTGTGGGGCCTGCCGTTCGCGTACTGGACGTTCATCGTTCCGCTGGAATATCAGCTGTTCTTCATCGTCATCCTGTTCGGGCTGGGCACGGGCGCCATCTACTCGAATTACATGATGCTTCCGGTCATGTACGCCTTCGAGATTCCGGCCTTCGCGCCCATGTTCATCGCGCTGGCAGCGCAGCCGTCCGCCATCCATCTGGCGCTGGTGACCAGCGGCTTGGCCTACCTGGTCGCCACCCTGGCGTTCATCCACCGCATGAACCGCACGCATCTGGACGCCTTGCGGCTGGGCTATGAAAACCTGGCGCTGCTGGAACAGGTGCGGCAGGAGAAGACGGCCGCCGAACGCAGCGACCTGGAAAAGTCGCGCTTTCTGGCCGCTGCGAGCCATGACCTGCGCCAGCCGGTGCACGCGGTCAATCTGTTCCTCGGGCTGCTCACGAACGAGCGCCTGTCGCGGCATGGGCGATATCTGGTCGACAACATCGCCAGCGCGATGGCGGCGATGGGCCAGCTGTTCGATGCGCTGCTCAACCTGTCGCGGCTGGATGCCGGCGTCATCGAGACGCGCGTCGAGGCCTTTGCGCTGCAGCCGCTGCTTGAGCGCCTGCGCGCCGAGTACGCGCCCCAGGCGGGCGAGAAGGGAATCACGGTGCGTTTGCGCGCCTGCGCGGTCAGCGTGCGTTCGGACCCGGTCCTGCTGGAACGCATTCTGCGCAACCTGATCAGCAACGCCATCACGCACACGGCGGGCGGACAGGTGCTGATCGGCTGCCGGCGCGCCGGCGGGCGGCTGCGGATCGAGGTCTGGGACAACGGCCAGGGCATCCCGAAGCCGGAGCAGGAGCGCGTGTTCTGGGAATTCCATCAATTGGGCAACCCCGAACGCGATCGCAGCAAAGGCCTGGGACTGGGCCTGGCCATCGTGCGCCGCACGGCGCGGCTGCTCGGGCACGAGCTGTCGCTGCGCTCGCAGGAAGGGCGCGGCACGGTCTTTGCCGTAACGGTGCCTGTCGCGGAACGTGCGGCGTCCGAGCCGCCTGAGCGCGACCTGGGACCGGCCATGCCGCCGGTGGCTGCGTCCAGCGAGGGCCTGGAAGGCAAGCTGGTCCTGCTGGTGGACGACGATCCACAGAATCTGGCCGGCCTGTCCATGCTGTTCGAGAGCTGGGGCTGCCGGGTCATCGCCGCCACCAGCGGCAATGCGCTGATGGAGCGTGTGCTGCCGCTGGCCGAGTGTCCCGCGCTCATCGTCAGCGACTACCGCCTGCGCGACCACGAGACCGGCATCCACGTCATCGAAAGTCTGCGCGAGGAATACAACGATCCCGACCTGCCGGCCTTGCTGGTCAGCGGCGACACGGATCCGGCCCGGCTGTCCGAAGCCGCCGCCCGCGGGGTGCCGCTGCTGCACAAGCCCGTGCAGGTCCAGGCATTGCGCGAGCGCGTGGCCGGCCTGCTTCAGGCCACCCCTGTCCACCCCCTGACCGGAGACGCCGAATGA
- a CDS encoding glycoside hydrolase family 31 protein has translation MPPKFDFAHTTQLDNVELLTSRPSRFDFDAGDGLHLVVEAHAPGVFRLRCGEANHFNDDKPGARARAVAEMLLARQEAVGEGAIAPREGGDGWRITQGDVALEIQTSPVRVALYRNEDRVFESEVSAHTPAFGYNALDQADDAVWTAGFTLAADERVFGLGETPGDLNRREESVVSDDPEHRALPLAWSPRGWGVYANSMRRVEHSVGVAPADSAYVLTVDDAVLDLFLFAGEPAEILNQYTALTGRAGQPVLWAMGAWLQQAAGEMPTQTVALVARMRENQIPVDAVTLAQPIAWGFQADKTVFEWDAQRFPDAKQMLALFHKHNVHVAASGFPGVIKTSPLFEELEDRGWLLTKDDGAAQVFDGNAATSGQPYGLLDLTYRDIYNLWVERHRQLVEDGLDAPACDAQIAIPDGVTARNGETGAALRTMYPLLVRRALFDAVAGLKVPPEGVVPSADLFPAAQRLPWQVGPQVDNTWEGLRHTLRTSLSIGSSGVPVQVHNIGSAARDRSGMTSELYLRWLTAGVFSANFAFQGVEGLMPWDFGDETLSHAKTWMQWRYRLVPYVLGAIEDSARTGLPVQRSMALSFPNDPHAHEWDLQYLLGPALLVAPITEPGNQVRVYLPKGEAWWDLNTGHRYEGGTTWTIDCEPGQFPVFGREGHMLCLGPAAQHTGEFNSARILDEVWMFGMPVHNPVVMRNKIRVMQMQGSSYIKGLEGLRISPSEGLEVKRRGAEVRISRAR, from the coding sequence GTGCCGCCCAAGTTCGACTTTGCCCATACTACCCAGCTCGATAATGTCGAGCTGCTGACGTCCCGCCCCAGTCGCTTCGATTTCGACGCGGGCGATGGGTTGCACCTGGTAGTCGAGGCGCATGCGCCTGGAGTTTTTCGCCTGCGCTGCGGCGAGGCGAACCACTTCAATGATGACAAGCCCGGCGCGCGTGCGCGCGCCGTGGCCGAAATGCTGCTCGCGCGCCAGGAGGCGGTGGGCGAAGGCGCCATCGCGCCCCGCGAAGGCGGGGACGGTTGGCGAATCACACAGGGCGACGTTGCCCTGGAGATTCAGACCAGCCCCGTGCGCGTCGCCCTGTACCGCAACGAAGATCGCGTCTTCGAGTCCGAGGTTTCCGCGCATACGCCCGCATTCGGGTACAACGCGCTGGACCAGGCCGACGACGCCGTCTGGACGGCCGGCTTCACGCTGGCCGCCGACGAGCGGGTGTTCGGCCTGGGTGAAACGCCCGGGGACCTGAACCGCCGCGAGGAATCGGTAGTCTCCGACGACCCCGAGCACCGTGCGCTGCCGCTGGCATGGAGCCCGCGCGGTTGGGGCGTCTACGCCAACTCGATGCGCCGCGTGGAGCATTCGGTGGGCGTCGCGCCCGCGGATTCGGCCTATGTGCTGACCGTCGACGACGCCGTGCTGGACCTGTTCCTCTTTGCCGGCGAACCCGCCGAAATCCTGAATCAGTACACCGCGCTGACCGGCCGCGCCGGCCAGCCCGTCCTGTGGGCAATGGGCGCGTGGCTGCAGCAGGCCGCCGGCGAAATGCCGACGCAGACGGTCGCCCTGGTGGCGCGCATGCGCGAAAACCAGATTCCCGTCGATGCCGTGACGCTGGCCCAGCCGATCGCGTGGGGCTTTCAGGCGGACAAGACGGTTTTCGAGTGGGACGCCCAGCGCTTTCCCGACGCCAAGCAGATGCTGGCGCTCTTTCACAAGCACAACGTGCATGTGGCGGCCTCAGGCTTTCCGGGCGTCATCAAGACCAGTCCGCTCTTTGAAGAGCTGGAAGACCGCGGCTGGCTGCTGACCAAGGACGACGGCGCTGCCCAGGTGTTCGACGGCAATGCCGCCACGTCCGGCCAGCCCTACGGCCTGCTGGACCTGACCTACCGCGACATCTACAACCTGTGGGTCGAGCGTCACCGCCAACTGGTGGAAGACGGCCTGGACGCGCCCGCCTGCGACGCGCAGATCGCCATCCCCGATGGCGTGACCGCCCGCAACGGCGAAACCGGCGCGGCCCTGCGCACGATGTATCCGCTGCTGGTGCGCCGCGCGCTGTTCGACGCGGTGGCCGGACTGAAGGTGCCGCCCGAAGGCGTGGTGCCCAGCGCCGACCTCTTCCCGGCGGCCCAGCGCCTGCCGTGGCAGGTGGGTCCCCAGGTCGACAACACCTGGGAAGGCCTGCGCCACACGCTGCGCACGTCCCTGTCGATCGGTTCCAGCGGCGTGCCCGTTCAGGTGCACAACATCGGTTCCGCCGCGCGCGACCGTTCGGGCATGACGTCCGAGCTCTACCTGCGCTGGCTGACCGCCGGCGTGTTCTCGGCCAACTTCGCCTTCCAGGGCGTGGAAGGGCTGATGCCCTGGGATTTCGGCGACGAAACCCTGTCCCACGCCAAGACCTGGATGCAGTGGCGCTATCGGCTGGTGCCCTATGTGCTGGGCGCCATCGAGGACTCGGCCCGCACCGGCCTGCCGGTGCAGCGCTCCATGGCGCTGTCGTTCCCGAACGATCCGCACGCCCACGAATGGGACTTGCAATACCTGCTGGGTCCGGCCCTGCTGGTGGCGCCGATCACCGAGCCGGGCAATCAGGTGCGCGTCTACCTGCCCAAGGGCGAGGCCTGGTGGGATCTGAACACCGGCCATCGCTACGAAGGCGGCACCACGTGGACCATCGACTGCGAGCCGGGCCAGTTCCCGGTGTTTGGGCGCGAAGGTCACATGCTCTGTCTTGGCCCCGCCGCGCAGCATACGGGCGAGTTCAACTCGGCCCGTATCCTGGACGAGGTCTGGATGTTTGGCATGCCGGTGCATAACCCGGTCGTCATGCGCAACAAGATCCGCGTGATGCAGATGCAGGGCTCGAGCTATATCAAGGGGCTGGAAGGGCTGCGGATTTCGCCGTCCGAAGGCCTGGAAGTGAAGCGACGCGGCGCGGAAGTCCGCATCTCGCGCGCTCGCTGA
- a CDS encoding putative bifunctional diguanylate cyclase/phosphodiesterase — MKKKEAPRPRSAGGVLVLSLIAFGAFLAAMLFSLHLSVEKSDDMSALRQSRELHQAISNVLDDVAQAQEGVAVWDLLVDELIKPAPDQAWLDDNVGEWLHRLFEQDLVFILGPDDAMRYGNVHGELVAPARYAVYEPGIRPFVALARGQTTRPNNDHERLPGQPPSTDASARTTATAVHATDLATIGQRPAVVSVMRIARFPPDIDSPTIESRNLLVSVRFIDGDFLRSFSRDNLIGGLHYHPDRVRHEGIQEREEPLMSSDGTLLGYLMWQPELPGSELWRAMLPAVTAMLASAVLLISLLALRTYRLLRQQQAHLSALRTAHVELKASEAHAQHLAFHDVLTGLPNRAYFSTCVDQALVRRRPDACCAVLLLDLDHFKQVNDTWGHAAGDALIEEFSRRVKLTLGPDDAVARLGGDEFAVLMQNATEAGAADLLQRILAEVREPFDLLGGRAFVGASIGASMAPRDGTTRSELLRKADIALYRAKELGRNQYSFFAPEMDETLKAKAVIEEDLRRALAGSGQLAVHFQPQIDSSTQQLVGVEALVRWNHPDKGAVSPQIFVPVAESTGLIVPLGEWVLNEACRAARQWPGLSIAVNLSPVQFRGPDFAERVIDLVRRAGVDPAQIELEVTEGVFIEDDGRVQKAIGKLRAAGFRIALDDFGTGYSSLSYLQRFAVDKIKIDRSFVANIGEGSDSTAIVNAVVMLGRSMGLTINAEGVETPAQRDFLRAAGCDELQGFLFSRAVPEAEITKCLQKARSAA, encoded by the coding sequence ATGAAAAAAAAGGAAGCGCCGCGTCCCCGTTCGGCCGGCGGCGTCCTCGTTCTGTCATTGATCGCTTTTGGCGCCTTCCTGGCCGCCATGCTGTTTTCGCTGCATCTCTCCGTTGAGAAAAGCGACGACATGTCGGCCCTGCGCCAAAGCCGCGAACTGCACCAGGCGATCAGCAACGTCCTGGACGACGTGGCGCAGGCGCAGGAAGGGGTGGCCGTCTGGGACCTGCTGGTGGACGAGCTGATCAAGCCCGCGCCGGATCAGGCCTGGCTGGACGACAACGTGGGCGAGTGGCTTCATCGGCTGTTCGAGCAGGATCTGGTGTTCATCCTTGGACCGGACGACGCCATGCGCTACGGCAATGTCCACGGCGAACTGGTAGCGCCGGCGCGGTACGCCGTTTACGAACCCGGGATTCGCCCCTTCGTCGCCTTGGCGCGCGGGCAAACCACCCGTCCCAACAACGACCACGAACGCCTGCCCGGCCAGCCGCCCTCCACCGACGCTTCTGCCCGCACCACGGCGACCGCCGTGCATGCCACCGACCTGGCGACCATCGGGCAACGGCCCGCCGTCGTGAGCGTCATGCGCATCGCGCGCTTCCCGCCTGACATTGATTCGCCGACGATCGAATCGCGCAACCTGCTCGTCAGCGTCCGGTTCATCGACGGCGATTTCCTGCGCTCGTTCTCGCGCGACAACCTGATCGGCGGACTGCACTACCATCCGGACCGCGTGCGCCATGAGGGGATCCAGGAGCGCGAGGAACCCCTCATGTCATCGGATGGCACGCTGCTGGGCTACCTGATGTGGCAGCCGGAGTTGCCTGGTTCCGAGCTCTGGCGCGCCATGCTGCCAGCCGTCACCGCCATGCTTGCAAGCGCCGTTCTGCTGATCTCTTTGCTTGCGCTGCGCACCTACCGGCTGCTGCGCCAGCAGCAGGCGCACCTGAGCGCGCTGCGCACGGCCCATGTGGAACTGAAGGCCAGCGAAGCGCACGCGCAGCATCTTGCCTTTCATGACGTGCTGACCGGGCTGCCGAACCGCGCCTATTTCAGTACCTGCGTGGACCAGGCGCTGGTCCGCCGCCGGCCGGATGCGTGCTGTGCGGTGCTGCTGCTGGACCTGGACCACTTCAAGCAGGTCAATGACACCTGGGGCCACGCCGCGGGCGACGCGCTCATCGAGGAGTTCTCACGGCGGGTCAAGCTCACGCTCGGGCCGGACGACGCCGTCGCGCGGCTGGGCGGCGACGAGTTCGCCGTGCTGATGCAGAACGCCACGGAAGCGGGCGCGGCCGACCTGCTGCAGCGCATTCTTGCCGAGGTGCGCGAGCCCTTCGACCTGCTCGGCGGCCGCGCCTTCGTGGGCGCCAGCATCGGCGCGTCGATGGCCCCGCGCGACGGAACAACGCGCAGCGAGCTGCTGCGCAAGGCCGACATCGCGCTGTACCGCGCCAAGGAACTGGGTCGCAACCAGTACAGCTTCTTCGCGCCCGAGATGGACGAAACCCTCAAGGCCAAGGCAGTGATCGAAGAAGACCTGCGCCGCGCGCTGGCCGGCAGCGGCCAGCTCGCGGTCCATTTCCAGCCGCAGATCGACAGCAGCACGCAGCAGCTCGTGGGCGTTGAAGCGCTGGTGCGATGGAACCACCCGGACAAGGGCGCGGTGTCGCCGCAGATCTTTGTGCCCGTGGCCGAATCCACGGGCCTGATCGTGCCGTTGGGCGAGTGGGTGCTGAACGAAGCCTGCCGCGCCGCGCGGCAGTGGCCGGGCCTGTCCATCGCGGTGAACCTGTCGCCCGTGCAGTTTCGCGGCCCGGATTTTGCCGAGCGCGTCATCGACCTGGTGCGGCGCGCGGGGGTGGACCCCGCGCAGATCGAGCTGGAGGTCACCGAAGGCGTGTTCATCGAAGACGATGGCCGGGTGCAGAAAGCCATCGGCAAACTGCGCGCCGCGGGCTTCCGGATTGCGCTGGACGATTTTGGCACCGGCTATTCCAGCCTGAGTTATCTGCAGCGGTTCGCCGTCGACAAGATCAAGATCGACCGCAGCTTTGTGGCCAATATTGGCGAAGGCAGCGATTCGACCGCCATCGTGAATGCAGTGGTGATGTTGGGGCGTTCGATGGGACTGACGATCAACGCGGAAGGGGTCGAGACGCCCGCGCAGCGCGATTTCCTGCGCGCTGCGGGCTGCGATGAACTGCAGGGGTTTCTGTTTTCGCGCGCGGTGCCGGAAGCAGAAATTACAAAATGCTTGCAGAAGGCGCGTTCAGCGGCGTAG
- a CDS encoding methionine ABC transporter ATP-binding protein, with product MIHIENLSKTYATPHGEFQALRGINLHIEQGEVFGIIGPSGAGKSTLVQCINLLERPNQGSISIGGQALTGLNEAQLREQRRRIGMVFQGFNLLSRRTVYGNVALPLEIAGVAKAEIPARVERLLALVGLEHLRDRYPSQISGGQKQRVGIARALANNPDVLLSDEATSALDPETTHNILALLRDINRKTGVTVVMITHQMEVVREVCDRVAVLSQGEVVEVGSTREVFAQPRHDVTRNMVSAATASELTDATLAAVKERIRALTAAKPGQAVRLLRLSLTGTDASGAFLSDLTKQFALDVGLVQARVEDIQGVAVGTMFVLAQGAPAALKDGIAALNARDITVEEIAHESATDRPAYYVAA from the coding sequence ATGATTCACATCGAGAACCTATCCAAGACCTACGCCACGCCGCATGGAGAATTCCAGGCGCTGCGCGGCATCAACCTGCACATCGAGCAGGGCGAGGTCTTTGGCATCATCGGTCCCAGCGGGGCCGGTAAAAGCACGCTGGTCCAGTGCATCAACCTGCTGGAACGTCCCAACCAAGGCAGCATCTCCATCGGCGGCCAGGCCCTGACGGGTCTCAATGAAGCGCAGCTGCGTGAACAGCGCCGCCGTATCGGCATGGTGTTCCAGGGCTTCAACCTGCTGTCGCGCCGCACGGTGTACGGCAACGTGGCCCTGCCGCTGGAAATCGCCGGCGTGGCCAAGGCCGAGATTCCGGCGCGCGTCGAGCGCCTTCTGGCGTTGGTGGGCCTGGAGCATCTGCGCGACCGTTACCCCAGCCAGATCAGCGGCGGCCAGAAGCAGCGCGTCGGCATCGCCCGGGCGCTTGCCAACAATCCGGACGTCCTGCTGAGCGACGAAGCCACGTCCGCGCTGGACCCGGAAACCACGCACAACATTCTGGCGCTGCTGCGCGACATCAACCGCAAGACGGGCGTGACCGTGGTCATGATCACGCACCAGATGGAAGTCGTGCGCGAGGTCTGCGACCGCGTCGCCGTGCTGTCGCAGGGCGAGGTCGTTGAAGTGGGCAGCACGCGCGAAGTGTTCGCCCAGCCGCGCCACGACGTGACGCGCAACATGGTGTCGGCCGCCACGGCGTCGGAACTGACCGACGCCACGCTGGCCGCCGTCAAGGAACGCATCCGGGCGCTCACCGCCGCCAAGCCTGGCCAGGCCGTGCGACTGCTCCGCCTGTCGCTGACGGGCACCGACGCATCCGGCGCCTTCCTGTCCGACCTGACCAAGCAGTTCGCGCTGGACGTGGGCCTGGTGCAGGCGCGCGTCGAAGACATCCAGGGCGTGGCCGTGGGCACGATGTTCGTGCTGGCCCAAGGCGCGCCCGCCGCGCTCAAGGACGGCATTGCCGCCTTGAACGCCCGTGACATTACCGTTGAAGAAATAGCTCATGAGTCCGCAACTGATCGACCTGCTTATTACGTCGCTGCTTGA
- a CDS encoding methionine ABC transporter permease: MSPQLIDLLITSLLDTLLMVGVASAIAVVIGIPLGVTLTVTARGNMLENQPVNHVLGAIINATRSVPFVILMVAIIPFTRLVAQTSIGTTAAIVPLSVAAIPFMARIAENAMREVDPGLVTAARAMGASPMQIIMKVLLPEALPGLIAATIVTVVSLIGYSAMAGAIGGGGLGDLAIRYGYQRFQSDVMAAVVIVLIVLVQAIQSLGDRFVRRMSHR, encoded by the coding sequence ATGAGTCCGCAACTGATCGACCTGCTTATTACGTCGCTGCTTGACACCCTGCTGATGGTGGGCGTGGCCAGCGCCATCGCGGTGGTCATCGGCATTCCGCTCGGCGTGACGCTGACGGTGACCGCGCGCGGCAACATGCTCGAAAACCAGCCCGTGAACCACGTGCTGGGCGCCATCATCAACGCAACCCGTTCCGTGCCGTTCGTGATCCTGATGGTCGCGATCATCCCGTTCACGCGGCTGGTCGCGCAGACCTCCATCGGCACCACCGCCGCGATCGTGCCCCTGTCGGTGGCCGCGATTCCGTTCATGGCCCGCATCGCGGAAAACGCCATGCGCGAGGTCGATCCGGGCCTCGTCACCGCGGCGCGCGCGATGGGCGCATCGCCCATGCAGATCATCATGAAGGTGCTGCTGCCCGAAGCCCTGCCGGGCCTCATCGCAGCCACCATCGTGACCGTTGTCAGCCTGATCGGCTACTCGGCCATGGCCGGCGCCATCGGCGGCGGCGGGCTGGGCGACCTGGCGATCCGCTACGGCTACCAGCGCTTCCAGTCGGACGTCATGGCCGCGGTCGTGATTGTGCTGATCGTATTGGTTCAGGCTATCCAGAGTTTGGGCGACCGCTTCGTGCGCCGCATGTCGCATCGCTGA